The following proteins are co-located in the Cydia fagiglandana chromosome 2, ilCydFagi1.1, whole genome shotgun sequence genome:
- the LOC134678921 gene encoding uncharacterized protein LOC134678921, with protein MSSANFGVLDTFDHNVQSWNSYKGRLQQYFIANDIDNAKDATGIKRRAILLTALKEETYKLAADLVLPKQLDSVPYEDIIKLLDNHFTPKRVGFGERHKFYAAVQQAGETHTQWAARLRGLTAYCSFSNVEEALRDRFIMGLLPGLEKEKLYAQNISELTLAKAVEFAENIRCARAGATAAGITPSSSDVYKIASNKQQNKSDEKVKCSKCGYTNHKVSECRFTNYVCKKCKVKGHLGRMCPSVKYLDINYDGEDDDVLAE; from the exons atgtctagTGCTAATTTCGGTGTGTTGGATACCTTTGATCATAACGTTCAAAGTTGGAACAGCTACAAAGGCCGATTACAACAGTATTTTATCGCAAATGATATAGATAATGCGAAAGATGCGACGGGAATAAAAAGACGGGCCATATTGCTAACAGCACTCAAGGAAGAAACGTACAAGCTTGCAGCTGATTTGGTCCTGCCAAAGCAACTGGACAGCGTGCCTTATGAAGATATTATAAAACTTCTGGACAACCATTTCACACCTAAGCGGGTTGGATTCGGCGAACGCCACAAATTCTACGCCGCGGTGCAGCAGGCCGGCGAGACTCATACACAATGGGCCGCTCGGCTGCGAGGACTCACCGCTTATTGTAGTTTCAGCAACGTGGAAGAGGCATTACGCGATCGGTTTATCATGGGGTTGCTTCCAGGCCTTGAAAAGGAAAAATTGTATGCGCAAAACATCTCCGAGCTGACGCTAGCGAAAGCGGTCGAGTTCGCCGAAAACATTCGCTGTGCGCGTGCCGGGGCCACCGCAGCCGGTATTACGCCTTCTTCGAGCGACGTTTACAAAATCGCGTCCAATAAACAGCAAAATAAGTCTGACGAGAAAGTGAAGTGTTCAAAATGCGGCTATACTAATCATAAAGTGTCGGAGTGTCGGTTCACTAATTACGTATGCAAAAAGTGCAAAGTGAAGGGTCATTTAGGTAGAATGTGCCCTAGTGTTAAATATTTGGATATTAATTACGATGGCGAGGACGACGACG TCCTTGCAGAATAa